In Brassica rapa cultivar Chiifu-401-42 chromosome A06, CAAS_Brap_v3.01, whole genome shotgun sequence, a single window of DNA contains:
- the LOC103848884 gene encoding peptidyl-prolyl cis-trans isomerase E encodes MAAVQQQQAMQKNTLYVGGLADEVNESILHAAFIPFGDIKDVKTPLDQANQKHRSFGFVTFLEREDASAAMDNMDGAELYGRVLTVNYALPEKIKGGEQGWAAHPLWADADTWFERQQQEKEILKIQAENRAAMEAAEELHRKKLAQDRQGEMEEDTEVKDDPMARAEAEALSHDNP; translated from the exons ATGGCGGCGGTTCAACAGCAGCAAGCGATGCAGAAGAACACGTTGTACGTCGGAGGCTTAGCCGACGAAGTAAACGAATCGATCCTCCACGCCGCGTTTATACCATTCGGCGACATCAAGGACGTGAAGACGCCGCTGGACCAAGCCAACCAGAAGCACAGATCCTTCGGATTCGTCACTTTCCTAGAGAGAGAAGACGCTTCCGCCGCCATGGATAACATGGACGGCGCCGAGCTGTACGGCCGTGTTCTCACCGTCAATTATGCCCTCCCGGAGAAAATCAAGGGTGGAGAACAGGGCTGGGCCGCTCATCCAC tttgGGCGGATGCAGACACATGGTTTGAGCGGCAGCAACAAGAAAAGGAGATACTCAAGATCCAAGCTGAGAACAGGGCTGCTATGGAGGCTGCTGAGGAACTTCACAGGAAGAAACTGGCGCAAGACCGACAAGGGGAGATGGAAGAAGATACGGAGGTCAAAGATGATCCTATGGCAAGAGCTGAGGCCGAAGCTCTAAGCCATGATAATCCCTGA
- the LOC103848893 gene encoding LOW QUALITY PROTEIN: probable 6-phosphogluconolactonase 1 (The sequence of the model RefSeq protein was modified relative to this genomic sequence to represent the inferred CDS: inserted 1 base in 1 codon), translating into NWWKNKRNNIALTWTHKDRGEIRVHENLEELSTGLVDYIAEISEASILKHGAFCIVLSGDSLISLVGKLIESLYNKIVDWDKWYVFWAEERAVGKSLDDSHYKLARDHLLSQVNVFPRHIYSINDRLSVDKAATEYEFAIRQMVKKRTVIPSENSECPKFDLILLGMGSDGXVASLFPNHPELEVKEDWVTYLTNSPKPPPERLTFTLPVINSAANVAIVATGASKSQCYPLCKSLPARLVQPSNENLVWFLDKPAGYKLDGFKSL; encoded by the exons AACTGgtggaaaaataaaagaaacaatattGCGCTTACTTGGACTCATAAAGACAGAGGAGAAATAAGGGTTCACGAGAATTTGGAGGAACTTAGCACTGGCTTGGTAGATTATATAGCTGAGATATCAGAAGCGTCGATTCTAAAACATGGTGCTTTCTGCATTGTTTTATCAGGAGACTCTCTCATTAGCTTGGTGGG AAAATTGATCGAATCGCTTTACAACAAAATTGTAGATTGGGATAAATGGTATGTTTTTTGGGCGGAAGAGCGTGCGGTAGGTAAAAGCCTTGACGATAGCCACTACAAACTCGCCAGGGATCATCTTCTAAG TCAGGTAAATGTGTTTCCGAGGCATATATACTCCATTAACGACAGGCTATCAGTCGACAAAGCTGCAACAGAGTATGAGTTCGCCATCAGACAGATGGTGAAAAAGCGAACTGTGATTCCATCTGAGAACAGTGAATGTCCCAAGTTTGATCTGATCTTGCTAGGGATGGGCTCGGATG AAGTAGCCTCGCTCTTCCCGAACCACCCAGAACTCGAGGTGAAAGAGGATTGGGTTACGTACCTGACCAACTCACCTAAACCGCCACCAGAGAGACTCACATTTACTTTGCCAGTTATTAACTCAGCTGCTAACGTCGCTATAGTGGCAACCGGAGCATCCAAAAGCCAATGCTATCCACTTTGCAAGTCTCTTCCTGCACGTCTGGTCCAGCCGAGCAACGAGAATCTGGTGTGGTTTTTGGATAAACCAGCAGGATATAAACTTGACGGGTTTAAATCTCTCTGA
- the LOC103848886 gene encoding PI-PLC X domain-containing protein At5g67130, translated as MACFRFFSAVTTLVLLHLSSIAFASSHGSKQLGYQCSSDEECSVGLGCFKCGIDAARCVRSNITDQFSLVNNSMPFNKYAFLTTHNSYAIEGKPLHVATQEDSITEQLNSGVRALMLDTYDYEGDVWLCHSFNEQCFEFTKFNRAIDTLAEVFAFLTANPSEIVTIFLEDYVKSPNALTKVFTDSGLKKFWFPVEDMPKGGQDWPLVKDMVANNHRLVVFTSDKSKQETEGIAYQWNYVLENQYGDDGVKPSECSNRGESAQLTDKTKALVLVNHFSTVPVKLLSCEENSQHLIDTIKTCYVAAGDRWANFVAVDFYKRSNGGGTFQAVDKLNGGLLCGRDDVHDCHH; from the exons ATGGCATGTTTCAGATTCTTCTCTGCAGTCACAACTTTGGTTTTGCTTCATCTCTCATCAATCGCTTTTGCTTCTTCCCATGGCTCAAAACAG CTCGGCTACCAATGCTCATCCGACGAAGAGTGCAGCGTTGGACTTGGTTGTTTTAAATGCGGCATCGATGCTGCAAGATGCGTAAGATCAAACATCACAGATCAATTCTCCCTTGTG AACAATTCCATGCCGTTTAACAAATATGCATTTTTGACGACCCACAATTCATATGCCATCGAAGGAAAACCGCTTCATGTGGCGACCCAAGAAGATAGTATAACCGAACAACTCAAT AGTGGTGTTCGAGCATTGATGTTGGATACGTACGACTACGAAGGAGACGTATGGTTGTGCCATTCGTTTAACGAGCAATGCTTTGAATTCACTAAGTTT AATCGGGCAATAGACACGCTCGCGGAGGTATTCGCCTTCTTGACAGCAAATCCATCAGAGATCGTGACAATATTTCTCGAGGATTACGTCAAATCGCCAAACGCCTTAACCAAAGTTTTTACCGACTCTGGTTTGAAGAAATTCTGGTTTCCGGTTGAAGACATGCCTAAGGGTGGCCAAGATTGGCCATTGGTTAAGGATATGGTTGCAAATAACCACCGGCTAGTCGTCTTCACTTCAGATAAATCCAAGCAAGAAACCGAAGGAATAGCTTACCAGTGGAACTACGTACTTGAAAACCAAT ATGGGGACGATGGAGTTAAGCCTTCGGAATGTAGCAATAGGGGAGAATCTGCACAGCTAACCGATAAAACCAAAGCTTTGGTTTTGGTAAATCATTTCAGCACAGTTCCGGTTAAGCTCTTGAGTTGTGAGGAGAACTCTCAACATCTTATCGATACGATTAAGACATGTTACGTAGCCGCTGGGGACCGATGGGCGAATTTTGTCGCTGTCGATTTTTACAAG AGGAGTAATGGAGGAGGAACATTTCAAGCAGTGGATAAACTAAATGGAGGGCTTCTATGTGGACGTGACGATGTTCATGATTGCCATCATTAA
- the LOC103848887 gene encoding protein BIG GRAIN 1-like E, which produces MSENAGDSSTTKPNLKRNGSGELDVFEATRYFSDFNEPTMAESSRIQVQKQSIVTELRQKRIHPETEDKLPEPRVVIVKPQEKEMKTRGGGGKKLTSFLNSLLRSAGLKKLKSKSKSTPEVESPRGERRRRHSCVVTVTTHAAASSPISGAGAWSTRRRSFDEKHVKGLGSKKNDQKLNMRFCESLCSDKKVEYKDRNGEDGVNGGYESDSGSESDLFELDLFAKSKP; this is translated from the coding sequence ATGTCGGAGAACGCTGGCGATTCTTCAACCACTAAACCAAACCTCAAGAGGAATGGCTCCGGCGAACTTGACGTCTTTGAAGCCACTCGCTACTTCTCCGACTTCAACGAACCAACTATGGCCGAGTCCTCGAGAATCCAGGTTCAGAAACAGAGCATTGTTACAGAACTTCGACAGAAGAGAATACACCCTGAAACAGAGGATAAGCTCCCGGAACCTAGAGTCGTCATCGTGAAGCCGCaggagaaggagatgaagaCACGTGGCGGCGGTGGGAAGAAGCTAACCAGCTTCTTGAACTCTCTTCTCCGTTCAGCAGGTCTGAAGAAGTTAAAGTCAAAGTCCAAGTCAACTCCAGAGGTGGAGAGTCCACGAGGAGAAAGAAGGAGGAGGCATAGCTGCGTGGTGACCGTGACCACACACGCCGCAGCTTCTTCTCCGATCTCCGGTGCCGGCGCGTGGAGTACGCGCAGGAGAAGCTTTGATGAGAAACACGTGAAAGGTTTAGGTTCGAAGAAGAATGATCAGAAGTTAAACATGAGGTTCTGTGAGAGTCTCTGCTCGGACAAGAAGGTTGAGTATAAAGATCGAAATGGAGAGGATGGTGTAAATGGTGGATACGAGAGTGATTCAGGTTCGGAATCTGATCTTTTTGAATTGGACTTGTTTGCCAAATCAAAGCCTTAG